From Leptolyngbya iicbica LK, a single genomic window includes:
- a CDS encoding photosystem II protein Y, with protein MDWRIVVVLAPLGLAAGWAVFNIGKAAIGQFQTFLNNREA; from the coding sequence ATGGATTGGAGAATTGTGGTTGTATTAGCTCCCCTCGGTCTGGCTGCTGGCTGGGCGGTCTTCAATATTGGCAAAGCTGCCATTGGTCAATTCCAGACTTTCTTGAACAATCGGGAAGCTTAG
- a CDS encoding gamma carbonic anhydrase family protein, translating into MTNFSAPILSAPGKLWPAPDISSAAFVAPGATLIGQITLAPGSSVWYGAVLRGDVEAIQVGEATNIQDGAVLHGDPGQPTVLEAYVTVGHRAVIHSAHIEAGCLIGIGAIVLNGVRVGAGSILGAGALVTKDVPPRSLVVGVPAKVARPVSETEAADLIEHAKKYRQLALAHAGQSENLGFG; encoded by the coding sequence ATGACAAATTTTTCAGCCCCCATTTTATCTGCGCCGGGAAAATTGTGGCCTGCCCCCGATATCTCATCAGCCGCGTTTGTCGCTCCCGGTGCGACTCTCATTGGTCAAATCACCCTCGCCCCCGGCAGTAGCGTCTGGTATGGCGCAGTCCTGCGCGGCGATGTCGAAGCCATTCAAGTGGGGGAAGCGACCAATATTCAAGACGGGGCGGTGCTGCATGGCGATCCGGGTCAGCCAACGGTGTTGGAGGCATATGTCACGGTGGGGCATCGCGCGGTGATTCACAGCGCCCATATCGAAGCGGGATGCTTGATTGGTATTGGTGCCATTGTGCTGAATGGGGTACGGGTCGGGGCCGGTAGCATTCTTGGAGCGGGGGCTCTGGTGACGAAGGATGTGCCGCCGCGATCGCTGGTGGTTGGGGTACCCGCTAAGGTGGCTCGTCCAGTTTCGGAGACTGAAGCCGCTGACCTGATTGAGCACGCCAAGAAATATCGTCAACTGGCCTTAGCCCACGCGGGGCAATCGGAAAATCTTGGGTTTGGTTAA
- a CDS encoding TIGR02652 family protein has product MVNPALQYPIFGPEIKCPHCRQKIPALTLTDTYLCQRHGAFEANPDSKELVHLQSGRHWRQWEGEWYRQHTHPDGIRFEIHEALDRLYTQGYRATRVIIAQRYQELVKTYLERSAPWRGHSEGTTPRLYGLPVEFSPSSDEDPCWNVINFNLEKEPGVPVRYPYFRLFE; this is encoded by the coding sequence ATGGTTAACCCAGCCCTGCAATATCCGATTTTTGGCCCTGAGATTAAGTGTCCGCATTGTCGGCAAAAGATTCCGGCATTGACCCTGACCGATACCTATCTGTGTCAGCGACATGGGGCTTTTGAGGCCAACCCTGATAGCAAGGAGTTGGTCCATTTACAATCGGGTCGTCACTGGCGGCAGTGGGAAGGCGAATGGTATCGCCAACATACGCATCCTGACGGCATTCGGTTCGAGATTCATGAAGCGCTTGATCGACTCTATACCCAGGGGTACAGAGCTACGCGAGTGATCATCGCCCAGCGCTATCAAGAGCTGGTCAAAACGTATTTAGAACGGAGTGCCCCCTGGCGAGGCCATAGCGAAGGGACGACGCCTCGGCTATATGGTTTGCCGGTGGAGTTCAGTCCTTCGTCGGATGAAGACCCTTGCTGGAATGTCATTAACTTCAATCTGGAGAAAGAGCCGGGCGTGCCTGTGCGCTATCCCTATTTCCGCTTGTTTGAATAG
- a CDS encoding VOC family protein — protein sequence MHHASIRTANIHRAIAFYSLLGFEMETQFTAGITLACWMTGLQGRIELLQIPEPQPAPDCFHDEHYTGYYHLSFDLTETVDSLPNWLESLAKQFEHASQQPTADVSPLKVLLPPQQQMIGDRVYEVAFIADADGLPLEFLRMMKA from the coding sequence ATGCATCACGCTTCCATCCGTACGGCTAATATCCACCGCGCGATCGCGTTTTATTCGCTGTTGGGCTTTGAGATGGAAACGCAATTTACCGCTGGCATCACTCTGGCTTGTTGGATGACGGGGTTACAAGGCCGCATCGAGTTACTGCAAATTCCGGAGCCGCAGCCTGCGCCCGACTGTTTTCACGACGAACACTACACCGGGTATTACCATTTGTCGTTTGACTTAACAGAAACCGTCGATAGTTTGCCAAATTGGCTAGAATCGCTGGCAAAGCAGTTTGAGCACGCCAGTCAGCAACCAACGGCTGACGTTTCGCCCCTCAAGGTTTTGCTACCGCCGCAGCAACAAATGATCGGCGATCGCGTGTATGAGGTGGCCTTTATTGCCGATGCAGATGGCCTGCCCCTGGAGTTTTTGCGGATGATGAAAGCATGA
- a CDS encoding AAA family ATPase: MSSNGVQPFENNWAYLKTELRWLDRMLMMAVARKRQDDKAVHRVSSATVDEITSHWWKGIITVNRGIDDREGPPPKRQPPATPSQASYSQQLQLRVRASQQANILLALPLLRDRLQLSEVEKNLVLMAIAPEINRRYGRLYDYLQEEEGALADLPTVDLCLRLLCRNDQDWQQARARLTAHHSLVHRGLLEWIGDEDGTLLSQQVRVSDDLANFLLADYPTAATLESLLASSALDGSEALDELPSGVAPRRSTAPVPLADSETAALDSSEETAAPSSTTSTTWDDLVLPKALMRQLQYLARQAQARHHETDIPGLMVLLVGAPGTGKTTAASAIATDLKAPLTSVDLETLTPEDYPDSLTASPSETTSLLLVNQAEHWFGRQSQVEAPWLHQWWQWRQQFGLTLVSTTAPQKILPHWRQKFDVVLTLPRPDEKTRQQLWERAFAPKFKTHQLDWRAIAQQLPLTGGEISILAQTIELDLRSRQRATVTLAVFRAALALHHPHLEVTAVAKAKVNNPKQP; the protein is encoded by the coding sequence ATGAGCAGTAATGGCGTGCAGCCGTTTGAAAATAACTGGGCTTACCTAAAAACGGAGCTGCGCTGGCTCGATCGCATGTTGATGATGGCGGTAGCTCGCAAGCGCCAGGATGATAAAGCCGTGCATCGGGTATCTAGTGCCACCGTGGACGAGATCACCAGCCACTGGTGGAAGGGCATCATCACGGTGAATCGCGGCATTGACGATCGTGAAGGCCCCCCGCCCAAACGCCAGCCCCCCGCCACCCCGAGTCAAGCCAGCTATAGTCAACAGCTACAGCTGCGGGTGCGGGCGTCGCAACAGGCCAATATCCTTCTGGCGTTGCCGCTATTGCGCGATCGCCTCCAACTCTCGGAGGTTGAGAAGAATCTGGTGCTGATGGCGATCGCCCCCGAAATTAATCGCCGCTATGGTCGTCTTTACGATTACCTACAAGAAGAAGAAGGGGCGCTGGCCGATTTGCCCACGGTGGATCTCTGTCTGCGATTGCTGTGTCGCAATGATCAAGACTGGCAACAAGCTCGGGCTCGCCTCACGGCCCATCACTCTCTGGTCCACCGTGGCCTGCTGGAGTGGATTGGGGATGAAGACGGTACGCTGCTGAGTCAGCAAGTGCGCGTCAGTGACGACCTGGCAAATTTTTTGCTCGCCGATTATCCCACTGCCGCCACCCTAGAGTCGTTGCTGGCATCCTCGGCACTCGATGGGTCAGAGGCGTTGGATGAACTGCCATCGGGAGTGGCACCCCGCCGGAGTACTGCACCCGTGCCGCTCGCCGACTCGGAGACAGCTGCGCTAGACAGCTCTGAGGAAACCGCTGCTCCGTCGTCGACAACCTCCACTACCTGGGACGATTTGGTCTTGCCCAAAGCCCTCATGCGGCAACTGCAATATCTGGCTCGTCAGGCCCAAGCCCGCCACCATGAGACCGACATTCCCGGCCTAATGGTGTTGCTAGTAGGAGCACCGGGTACGGGAAAAACCACGGCAGCCAGCGCGATCGCCACTGATCTGAAAGCGCCTCTCACCTCCGTTGACCTGGAAACACTGACGCCTGAGGACTATCCCGACAGCTTGACGGCTTCCCCCAGCGAAACTACCAGCTTGCTCTTAGTCAACCAGGCCGAGCACTGGTTTGGTCGCCAGTCCCAAGTCGAGGCCCCCTGGCTGCATCAATGGTGGCAATGGCGACAGCAGTTTGGTCTGACCCTGGTGAGCACGACTGCCCCGCAAAAAATTCTGCCCCATTGGCGACAAAAGTTTGACGTTGTGCTCACCCTGCCGCGTCCCGATGAGAAGACTCGCCAGCAACTCTGGGAACGGGCGTTTGCCCCCAAGTTCAAAACTCATCAGTTGGATTGGCGGGCGATCGCTCAACAGCTTCCCCTCACGGGCGGCGAGATTAGTATCCTGGCCCAGACCATCGAGCTGGATCTGCGATCGCGGCAACGTGCCACGGTTACCCTCGCTGTTTTCCGGGCGGCACTGGCGCTCCATCATCCCCACTTAGAGGTGACAGCCGTCGCCAAAGCTAAAGTAAACAACCCCAAACAGCCCTAG
- a CDS encoding prepilin peptidase — MFAFGAAIGSFLNVVIYRVPAALSLLHPPSRCPVCHHPLRPYDNVPILGWLWLKGHCRYCDTPIAPRYPLVEALVGGLFLGTFAYFGLTWATVGAWIFLSWLVCLTFIDLDTLTLPNVLTQSGLVLGILAQTLLIFSTETLTLSHAASGLMAAVVGAVLGIWIFETIGFVGSVLTGKTVMGGGDGKLAAMLGAWLGWQGMLLSSFLACALGALIGGAAIALRLTTRQNPIPFGPFLALGGLVTLFWGDRLINWYWQLFFPLAS, encoded by the coding sequence GTGTTTGCGTTCGGAGCGGCGATCGGCAGCTTTTTGAACGTTGTGATTTACCGAGTGCCGGCAGCACTCTCTTTGCTGCATCCGCCGTCTCGCTGTCCGGTTTGTCATCATCCCCTGCGCCCCTACGACAATGTGCCCATCTTGGGTTGGCTGTGGCTCAAAGGCCATTGTCGGTACTGCGATACCCCGATCGCGCCCCGTTATCCCCTAGTAGAGGCATTGGTCGGCGGTCTATTTTTAGGCACTTTTGCTTACTTTGGGCTAACTTGGGCCACCGTCGGCGCGTGGATTTTTTTGAGCTGGCTGGTGTGCCTCACGTTTATCGACCTCGACACGCTGACCTTGCCCAATGTCTTGACCCAGTCTGGATTAGTGCTTGGGATCCTGGCCCAAACGCTCCTGATTTTTTCCACCGAGACGCTGACGCTCAGCCATGCAGCCAGCGGCTTAATGGCTGCCGTCGTGGGGGCAGTGCTGGGCATCTGGATTTTTGAAACGATCGGATTTGTGGGCTCGGTGTTGACGGGTAAAACGGTGATGGGGGGCGGCGACGGTAAGCTAGCCGCGATGTTGGGGGCTTGGCTCGGCTGGCAGGGCATGTTGCTGAGTAGCTTTTTGGCTTGTGCCTTGGGCGCATTGATCGGGGGCGCCGCGATCGCGCTCCGGCTGACCACCCGCCAAAATCCCATTCCGTTTGGCCCCTTTCTCGCCTTGGGAGGATTGGTTACGCTGTTTTGGGGCGATCGCCTGATCAACTGGTACTGGCAACTCTTCTTTCCCCTGGCCAGCTAA
- the leuB gene encoding 3-isopropylmalate dehydrogenase yields MTQSFRITLLPGDGIGPEIMAVTVDVMNQIGSQLDLSFDFQEALMGGAAIDETGSPLPEATLETCKQSDAVLLAAIGGYKWDTLPRHQRPETGLLALRAGLELFANLRPATILPQLVDASSLKREVVEGVDIMVVRELTGGIYFGEPKGIFQSETGEKRGVSTMAYTESEIDRIGRVAFETAQKRQGRLCSVDKANVLEVSQLWRDLITALAADYPDVELSHLYVDNAAMQLVRWPKQFDTIVTGNLFGDILSDAAAMLTGSIGMLPSASLGADGPGVFEPVHGSAPDIAGQDKANPLAQVLSAAMMLRYGLDQPAAADKIEAAVNTVLDQGYRTGDIMAEGMTPVGCKAMGDAILEALA; encoded by the coding sequence ATGACGCAATCCTTTCGCATCACTCTGCTCCCTGGCGACGGCATTGGGCCTGAAATTATGGCCGTCACCGTCGATGTTATGAATCAGATAGGCAGTCAGCTGGATCTCAGCTTCGACTTTCAGGAAGCGCTCATGGGCGGAGCCGCGATTGATGAGACGGGTTCCCCCTTGCCAGAGGCCACACTGGAGACGTGTAAGCAAAGTGATGCGGTGTTGCTGGCGGCGATCGGCGGCTACAAGTGGGATACGCTGCCGCGCCACCAACGCCCCGAGACCGGATTGCTGGCTCTGCGGGCGGGATTAGAACTGTTTGCCAATCTGCGTCCGGCCACGATTTTGCCCCAACTGGTTGATGCGTCATCTCTGAAGCGGGAAGTCGTCGAAGGGGTAGACATTATGGTGGTGCGAGAACTGACCGGCGGCATCTACTTTGGGGAGCCCAAGGGGATTTTTCAGTCAGAAACGGGAGAAAAGCGGGGGGTCAGCACCATGGCCTACACCGAGAGCGAAATCGATCGCATCGGTCGCGTCGCCTTTGAAACGGCGCAAAAGCGGCAGGGTCGCCTCTGTTCTGTCGATAAGGCGAATGTGTTGGAAGTGTCGCAGTTATGGCGCGATCTCATCACCGCCCTCGCCGCCGACTACCCCGATGTAGAGTTATCACATTTATATGTAGATAATGCGGCCATGCAGTTGGTGCGATGGCCCAAACAGTTCGACACCATTGTGACGGGCAACCTCTTTGGCGATATTTTGTCTGACGCGGCGGCGATGCTAACGGGCAGTATTGGCATGTTGCCGTCCGCCAGTTTGGGAGCCGATGGCCCTGGGGTGTTTGAACCTGTCCACGGTTCTGCCCCCGATATCGCGGGGCAGGACAAAGCGAATCCCCTCGCCCAGGTGCTTAGTGCAGCGATGATGCTGCGCTATGGCCTCGATCAGCCAGCAGCAGCAGACAAGATTGAAGCGGCAGTGAACACAGTACTCGATCAGGGCTATCGCACGGGCGATATTATGGCTGAGGGCATGACGCCAGTTGGCTGCAAAGCCATGGGAGACGCTATCCTAGAGGCACTTGCTTAA
- a CDS encoding YqiA/YcfP family alpha/beta fold hydrolase — protein MEYLYLHGFASGPQSAKAQFFQQQFAQLGHPLHILDLNQGDFTHLTLSRQIEQAMAWMGDRPQVTVIGSSFGGLTTCWLAEQPQVSAQIKQLVLLAPAFQFLAQWLPRLGPEAVAHWCKTGRLSVYHYGQQQQAELAYDFITDAQKYDEAHLQAAVPTLIFHGYHDDVIDIQVSRDYAAPRPWVQLIELDSDHALGNVNDIIWATLRSQLALA, from the coding sequence ATGGAATACCTTTATCTGCATGGGTTTGCGTCGGGGCCACAATCTGCCAAGGCACAGTTTTTCCAGCAACAGTTTGCGCAGCTGGGCCACCCCCTGCACATTCTGGATTTGAATCAGGGGGATTTTACCCATCTCACCCTGAGCCGCCAAATTGAGCAGGCGATGGCGTGGATGGGCGATCGCCCCCAGGTCACCGTCATCGGCTCCAGCTTTGGCGGCCTCACGACCTGCTGGCTGGCCGAACAGCCTCAGGTATCAGCTCAAATCAAACAGTTGGTGTTGCTCGCTCCGGCCTTTCAGTTCTTGGCTCAGTGGCTACCGCGCTTGGGGCCTGAAGCGGTAGCCCACTGGTGCAAAACCGGGCGGCTCTCGGTCTACCACTATGGTCAGCAACAGCAGGCAGAGTTAGCCTACGACTTCATCACCGATGCCCAAAAATATGATGAGGCTCATCTCCAGGCCGCCGTCCCAACGTTGATTTTTCACGGTTACCACGACGATGTGATCGACATTCAAGTCAGTCGCGACTACGCCGCCCCTCGTCCTTGGGTGCAACTCATCGAACTCGACAGCGACCATGCCCTGGGCAATGTGAATGACATCATTTGGGCGACCTTGCGATCGCAGCTTGCACTCGCCTAA
- a CDS encoding PEP-CTERM sorting domain-containing protein (PEP-CTERM proteins occur, often in large numbers, in the proteomes of bacteria that also encode an exosortase, a predicted intramembrane cysteine proteinase. The presence of a PEP-CTERM domain at a protein's C-terminus predicts cleavage within the sorting domain, followed by covalent anchoring to some some component of the (usually Gram-negative) cell surface. Many PEP-CTERM proteins exhibit an unusual sequence composition that includes large numbers of potential glycosylation sites. Expression of one such protein has been shown restore the ability of a bacterium to form floc, a type of biofilm.) has product MKAVGLKCISAGLGLAIATSAGGAAEAATLILGASTQSRYDQYGIDFLAPRPEHPPLANTLTGWRNDVEFRSYFFFDLDTVSTAVTGARLRLLNKRYYSTEASETLQLFDIVTPMEQLVGGFGRPEFFADLGQDDSGQGSYGEVTLVSAPTTTDFDNLVEEYFEVVLTQAAIDGINRAVAAGQRYFGIGIRLADTSRGSPYAFKCEFSNGEPIPPDDCPVRGVLTEGVVFSGGKGDPRQQSEVPGELLLDLQPDSPSVGVPEPATALSLITVGLTGIWFKSRLRQSD; this is encoded by the coding sequence ATGAAGGCTGTCGGCCTAAAATGTATTTCAGCTGGGCTGGGGCTAGCGATCGCCACCAGCGCAGGGGGCGCAGCAGAAGCGGCCACCTTGATTTTGGGAGCCAGCACACAATCTCGATACGACCAATATGGCATTGATTTTTTGGCCCCTCGGCCTGAGCATCCTCCCCTAGCTAACACCCTCACCGGGTGGCGGAATGATGTGGAATTTCGCTCCTACTTTTTCTTTGATTTAGATACCGTATCTACTGCCGTGACGGGGGCTCGGTTGCGGCTCCTCAACAAGCGCTATTACTCCACTGAGGCCAGTGAAACCCTGCAACTGTTTGACATTGTCACCCCTATGGAGCAGTTGGTCGGCGGTTTTGGGCGACCGGAGTTTTTTGCTGATCTAGGCCAAGATGATTCTGGACAAGGCAGCTACGGTGAAGTCACGTTAGTGTCTGCTCCTACCACCACTGACTTTGACAATCTGGTTGAAGAATACTTTGAAGTGGTGCTGACACAAGCCGCCATTGACGGTATTAATCGGGCAGTGGCAGCAGGGCAGCGCTATTTTGGCATTGGCATTCGACTCGCCGATACAAGTCGAGGCAGTCCCTACGCCTTTAAATGTGAATTTTCGAATGGCGAGCCGATTCCCCCTGACGATTGTCCGGTGAGGGGAGTCCTAACAGAAGGAGTCGTCTTTTCGGGTGGCAAGGGCGATCCACGTCAGCAGTCTGAAGTACCAGGAGAATTGCTACTCGATCTGCAGCCAGATTCACCGTCAGTCGGAGTTCCTGAGCCGGCCACCGCCCTGAGCCTGATCACTGTGGGATTAACGGGTATCTGGTTCAAAAGTCGCCTACGGCAGTCTGATTGA
- a CDS encoding DUF4359 domain-containing protein has translation MKLSVLLGAIILAVATAALVVTNPGPEAYADYVGAQAQTYLTDEVCTDLPAGISDLLGGQCGEMVQSLMPELDTLIRDRTERLNFAIGSIYRTSLGIPNMPMLPEYRIESLGILNRFFTYSFSQTG, from the coding sequence ATGAAACTGTCTGTTCTGCTGGGGGCGATCATCTTAGCCGTCGCCACAGCTGCGTTAGTCGTCACTAATCCTGGCCCAGAGGCTTATGCCGATTACGTCGGGGCCCAGGCGCAAACCTATCTCACCGATGAAGTCTGTACCGATTTGCCCGCCGGTATCAGTGACCTTTTGGGCGGCCAGTGTGGCGAGATGGTGCAGTCACTCATGCCAGAGTTAGACACCCTCATTCGCGATCGCACTGAGCGCTTAAATTTTGCGATCGGCAGCATTTATCGAACTTCTCTGGGCATTCCCAATATGCCGATGCTGCCAGAATATCGGATTGAGTCCCTCGGCATACTCAATCGATTCTTTACATATTCCTTTTCTCAAACGGGGTAG
- a CDS encoding hybrid sensor histidine kinase/response regulator, with amino-acid sequence MTKLLVIEDEVGIRDSIVDILQAEDYIVESASNGQEGLEVIEEFHPDLVICDVMMPILDGHGVLKKIRNNPQTQTLPFIFLTAKADKIDFREGMDLGANDYITKPFTHDELLSTIQSRLKLKAAAHQETKKQLEILRTSVNNAIPREIATYLEEIWALSHSLSLKADTLPTAGIVGLAKAINRNAQQMAELIEKLMFSAQLESLDPHAERAIAMRQQRTEHADEVLIKIAHTIAKDFLRDADLELMAEPASAQVSASNFKWICQEIIANAFKFSEEGSPVKVVCASQNQAFVFYVIDYGKGMTPEEIDNIGAYLQFSEEGTQHQGVGLGLAIAKKLVELHHGSFVIESIPKKQTIVRITLPAVAVNH; translated from the coding sequence ATGACTAAACTTCTTGTGATTGAAGATGAAGTTGGCATTCGAGATAGCATTGTCGACATCCTACAAGCTGAAGATTATATTGTCGAAAGTGCTTCTAATGGTCAAGAAGGATTAGAGGTGATTGAGGAATTTCATCCTGATTTAGTGATTTGTGACGTCATGATGCCGATTTTAGATGGGCACGGGGTGCTAAAAAAAATTCGCAACAATCCTCAAACTCAAACGTTACCCTTCATTTTTCTGACGGCGAAAGCAGACAAGATTGACTTCAGAGAAGGGATGGATTTAGGGGCCAATGATTACATCACCAAACCGTTTACTCATGATGAACTGTTAAGCACTATCCAAAGTCGCCTAAAGCTTAAGGCCGCCGCTCACCAGGAAACCAAGAAGCAATTAGAGATTTTGAGAACGAGCGTCAATAACGCTATCCCAAGAGAGATTGCCACTTATCTAGAGGAAATTTGGGCGCTCTCTCACTCATTAAGTCTGAAAGCCGACACCTTGCCAACCGCAGGTATCGTGGGTTTAGCCAAGGCGATTAATCGCAATGCTCAGCAGATGGCGGAGTTGATAGAAAAACTGATGTTTTCTGCGCAGTTGGAGAGCTTAGATCCCCATGCAGAAAGGGCGATCGCGATGCGGCAGCAGCGAACAGAGCACGCTGACGAAGTCCTGATTAAAATTGCTCACACGATTGCTAAAGATTTCTTACGTGATGCTGATCTTGAGCTCATGGCTGAGCCCGCTTCAGCTCAGGTATCAGCATCCAACTTCAAGTGGATTTGCCAAGAAATCATTGCCAACGCCTTCAAGTTCTCTGAAGAAGGAAGCCCTGTAAAAGTAGTGTGTGCTTCTCAGAACCAGGCTTTTGTTTTCTATGTGATTGATTACGGCAAAGGCATGACGCCCGAAGAAATTGACAACATTGGTGCTTACTTGCAGTTCTCAGAGGAGGGAACTCAGCATCAGGGGGTGGGCTTAGGTTTAGCGATCGCCAAAAAACTGGTCGAACTACATCACGGTTCTTTTGTCATCGAAAGTATCCCCAAAAAGCAAACCATTGTTCGCATTACATTGCCTGCCGTGGCAGTCAACCACTAA
- a CDS encoding hybrid sensor histidine kinase/response regulator, which yields MVDDSCKQHILNHSEWLENGSFPSQSHVNLDKNTEYFERNHRLMKDQSIRFLSDAVGFLAGVNGMMTSATLSKILIVDDQPEQLDVLTEHLKQDYDVMTTTEPEQARKLAHLSPPPDLILLDVMMPQLSGYDLCIEFRQDDLTKDIPIIFLTGLREASEEAKGFQIGGNDYIVKPADPTVLKARIQNHLIIKKLLNQQAQVKKTLAQTNQQLQAVLNAVPGMVSWVNRDLTYLGCNQALAEAYQLHPTDFIGCQVGFKNEIFNFREFLESFFASDKTVAAQEVIIESQGTQSPYYVAAQKYDNGNAAVCVGINVTEQKEAQAALQQSETRFRNLVEHINDWVWEMDLDSQFIYLSPKVQDITGYTINDLLGKDLTDLMSADEGIRFTTILSYFIRSHQPFTQIEVNCCHKTGRSLTLEISGSPVLNPDSSFGGYRGIARDITERKQAELDIRKAFTQEKELSELKTRFISMASHEFRTPLTTIMASAESLERYRHKFSDEKQAIILKRIQDSVGYITTLLSDVLTAGKAEAGKFTCQPQMINLRKFCLNLVEEMHIIQSGSVTPIEFECIGDRFEGEADEKLLNHILINLLSNAVKYSPEQTPVKFSLTVDSGTAIFKVSDEGIGISEEDQRHLFEPFHRGNNVGNISGTGLGLMIAKQAVMAHQGKIACSSELGHGTTFVVNLPFMKERSTHD from the coding sequence ATGGTTGACGATTCCTGTAAACAGCATATTCTCAATCATTCTGAATGGCTTGAAAATGGCAGTTTCCCTTCTCAAAGTCATGTAAATCTCGATAAAAATACTGAGTATTTTGAGCGAAATCATCGTTTAATGAAGGATCAAAGCATACGATTCCTTTCCGATGCTGTCGGATTTTTGGCTGGAGTTAATGGCATGATGACATCTGCAACTCTCTCGAAGATCTTGATTGTGGATGATCAACCTGAGCAACTTGACGTCCTAACAGAGCATCTCAAGCAAGACTACGATGTGATGACGACGACGGAACCGGAGCAGGCCAGAAAATTAGCTCATCTGTCACCGCCACCAGATTTGATTTTGCTGGACGTCATGATGCCCCAATTGAGTGGCTATGACTTATGCATTGAGTTCAGGCAAGACGACCTCACAAAAGATATTCCCATCATCTTTCTGACCGGTCTTCGGGAGGCTAGCGAAGAGGCCAAAGGTTTTCAAATTGGGGGCAATGACTATATCGTGAAGCCCGCCGACCCCACTGTGTTGAAAGCTCGCATTCAAAATCACCTGATCATCAAAAAACTCCTCAATCAGCAGGCCCAAGTCAAGAAGACTCTGGCCCAAACGAACCAGCAGTTGCAAGCTGTCCTGAATGCGGTTCCCGGGATGGTTTCGTGGGTCAACCGTGACTTAACTTACCTCGGCTGCAATCAGGCCTTGGCAGAAGCCTATCAACTACATCCAACTGACTTTATCGGATGCCAGGTAGGCTTCAAAAATGAAATTTTTAATTTCCGGGAGTTTCTTGAAAGCTTTTTCGCAAGCGACAAAACAGTTGCGGCTCAAGAAGTGATTATTGAATCTCAGGGAACTCAGTCGCCTTATTATGTCGCTGCACAAAAATACGATAATGGTAATGCTGCTGTTTGTGTTGGCATCAACGTTACCGAACAAAAAGAGGCTCAGGCCGCCCTTCAACAAAGTGAGACGCGATTTCGAAATTTAGTGGAGCATATCAATGACTGGGTTTGGGAAATGGATTTAGATTCCCAATTTATTTATCTCAGTCCTAAGGTGCAAGACATCACCGGCTACACAATTAATGACTTACTAGGAAAAGATCTTACTGATCTAATGTCAGCGGATGAAGGTATCCGGTTCACCACTATCCTGAGCTACTTCATTCGCTCTCACCAACCGTTTACCCAGATTGAAGTGAATTGTTGCCACAAAACCGGGCGATCGCTGACCTTAGAAATTAGCGGTTCACCCGTCTTAAACCCTGATAGTAGCTTTGGTGGCTATCGTGGTATTGCTCGGGATATTACAGAGCGCAAACAAGCTGAACTTGACATTCGCAAAGCTTTCACTCAAGAGAAAGAACTGAGCGAACTCAAAACTCGTTTTATCTCGATGGCATCTCACGAATTTCGGACGCCCCTCACAACCATTATGGCTTCAGCCGAAAGTTTAGAGCGATATCGGCATAAATTTTCCGATGAAAAGCAGGCCATTATTCTCAAACGTATCCAAGACTCAGTGGGATATATTACGACCCTCTTGAGTGATGTCTTAACTGCCGGCAAAGCAGAAGCTGGGAAATTCACCTGTCAGCCGCAAATGATTAATTTACGTAAGTTCTGCTTGAACTTAGTAGAAGAAATGCACATTATTCAGTCTGGTTCAGTGACTCCCATTGAATTTGAATGCATTGGAGATCGGTTTGAAGGTGAAGCCGATGAAAAGTTGCTAAATCATATTTTGATTAATCTGCTGTCAAATGCGGTCAAGTACTCTCCTGAGCAGACACCCGTAAAATTTTCACTAACCGTGGATAGTGGCACGGCAATTTTCAAAGTGTCGGATGAAGGTATTGGGATTTCTGAAGAGGATCAGCGCCATTTATTTGAGCCTTTCCATCGGGGTAACAATGTTGGCAATATCTCAGGCACAGGATTAGGGTTGATGATTGCTAAACAAGCAGTCATGGCACATCAGGGAAAAATTGCCTGTTCCAGTGAATTAGGGCACGGCACCACATTTGTCGTCAATTTACCATTTATGAAAGAGAGATCTACCCATGACTAA